CTGCGGCCTGGCTTCCGCCGTGCCGACCACTTTCCCGAGCTGTCCCTTGTAATACGCGTGCTCGTCGGCAAATTCCGCCGCAGCGAACATGTCCTTGGCATTGATCACCAGGAGCAGATCGTCGTGGGTCTGGAGGTGAATGTTCCAGGTCCCCGGCGGCGCGGCAACGTAGCTCACCGGGCGCGGGTTGCGGGCATCGCGCACATCGACGACGCTGAATCCTTTCGAGAACATATGCCCGATATAGGCGTGCCCGCGATGGACCATGATCTGCACGCCGTCGGCGCACCCACCCTGGTCGCTGTAGCCGATCACGCGCATGTTGCGGGCGTAATCGGGTCGCGGCAGATCGGCGCTCACCGGTATTGCGCCAGGAAATTCGGCACCGCGATCCAGTCCATCATCGCCTCGTCGCTCTGCAGGAGCTCGTGCATGCTGCGGTCGGCCTCGGTCCTGAGATCGACGCCGAGATGAGTGCCGAGCCGGCGCCCGTGCAGCACGATGGCGTTGCCGATCGGCTGGCGCTGCGCGTTGTACGCCCGCAGCGCTGCATCGATGTCGTCGTGGTCGCGCAGCGCGGCGGCGAGCGCCTGCGCGTCGCCTCCTGCCTTGGACACGCCGAAGCCCATGTGCGGCCGCGCGGAGGCCGCCGCATCGCCCACCATGGCGACTCGGCCGAAGGCGATGCGGGTGGCGGTGAAGTCGTAGATCGGCGTGATGAAGGGCTGCGGGAGCTTCAGCACGCAGTCGAGGAGCACGGGCGGCATGATCTCGCGCGCGTCGGCGTGCATCTGCGCGATCAGGTCCTTGCGCAGGAGCGGCGGCGGCACCGAGTACTCGTGCTGAACGCCGTTCTCGTCCACGCACAACTGCCTCAGCAGCGCGGCGTCGCCGACCCGGTACCAGATGAAATTGTAGCGGCGGTGCCCGGGCCGCAGATCGTCGTTGAAACCGGAGATCGGGTAGGTGATCACCTGCTGGCGCTTCGGCAGATAGAACACGAAGAAGGGAAAGATGTCGCGCAACGTCTGCGGGGCGAGGTCGGCCTCGTTCGGCGCGCCGCGCCAGATGTAGTAGCCGGCGTAGATTGGCTGCAGCTCCGGGGCGATCTGCGCGCGCACTGCCGAGCGGATGCCGTCGCCGCCGATCAGAATGTCGCCGCGCTCGATGCGGCCCCCGGCGAAACGCACGCGCACGCCGCGCTCGTCCTGGTCCA
This genomic stretch from Betaproteobacteria bacterium harbors:
- a CDS encoding FAD-dependent oxidoreductase; translated protein: MASPDFDVASPRGRKRAVIIGGSMSGLFAAAFLRRIGWQCDVYERSPVELVGRGAGITTHPELIEALEKSGAGTRELGIEVTRRIALDRAGRVIAERTLPQILTSWDRLQRLLRETIDPAHYHLGCEFEHVDQDERGVRVRFAGGRIERGDILIGGDGIRSAVRAQIAPELQPIYAGYYIWRGAPNEADLAPQTLRDIFPFFVFYLPKRQQVITYPISGFNDDLRPGHRRYNFIWYRVGDAALLRQLCVDENGVQHEYSVPPPLLRKDLIAQMHADAREIMPPVLLDCVLKLPQPFITPIYDFTATRIAFGRVAMVGDAAASARPHMGFGVSKAGGDAQALAAALRDHDDIDAALRAYNAQRQPIGNAIVLHGRRLGTHLGVDLRTEADRSMHELLQSDEAMMDWIAVPNFLAQYR